Proteins encoded by one window of Cloeon dipterum chromosome 4, ieCloDipt1.1, whole genome shotgun sequence:
- the LOC135942929 gene encoding uncharacterized protein LOC135942929: MSVDEEFETVKISDCDWRCGKTLMDQLWFMYEKQLGVDLKIAVISDGNKKTYQCHKMIVRRLTAVFDLTLNESGDGFLSLDIGNLDPNIFAVILTYAYTDKLDFENMDMEDVIAVHKVASLYQMDAIRQQCNKMFLVKMNKSNVWDLLTFIEEQPNVDLERCLSSFLSMSVTGCLDSRNFLNCSLKVLEFVLGQEELPVAEVNLIESVIRWAKHKEPELTPEKSKELLGPCLGKIRFLCLTPAEFSEVVAPSGLLPQDDCLSILVNLVSGNHPMPLPDHICKLETPRTKLPDEPLEPNSPTPSSEEQLENPTFPAKVEPSAAPVVTNPTSEDENKNAASSTSGEIDYLLVRRPADPKFQLKLFSLQAPATISVYIKVSKSARFGGVRIASQETPAGCEPGTYKEDMFVHAFSIASNDEITNTPIKLRAAFITFAREVENGPNKYFDVMFKTPCILEANQEYTLQLTFRKPGQYLFSKRLDAVTINGYTFNFSLVKPSAHGADPIEAIFLAV; encoded by the exons ACGTATCAATGCCACAAAATGATCGTGCGGAGGCTCACCGCAGTGTTCGACCTGACTCTGAATGAATCTGGCGATGGCTTCCTTTCTTTGGACATTGGCAACCTGGACCCGAACATTTTCGCTGTGATTTTGAC GTATGCATACACCGACAAGCTAGATTTTGAAAACATGGACATGGAGGACGTTATTGCAGTCCACAAGGTGGCAAGTTTGTACCAAATGGACGCCATCAGGCAGCAATGCAACAAGATGTTTTTGGTCAAAATGAACAAAAGCAATGTTTGGGATTTGCTCACTTTCATTGAGGAGCAGCCGAATGTGGATTTGGAGCGCTGTTTGAGCTCG TTTCTTTCCATGAGCGTCACTGGTTGTCTGGATTCGCGCAACTTCCTCAACTGCAGCCTCAAAGTGCTGGAATTCGTCTTGGGCCAGGAGGAGCTGCCTGTCGCTGAAGTGAATTTGATCGAATCCGTGATTCGATGGGCCAAACACAAGGAGCCGGAACTGACTCCGGAAAAATCGAAAGAGCTTCTTGGCCCGTGCTTGGGGAAAATCCGCTTTTTGTGCCTGACTCCTGCCGAGTTTTCAGAGGTAGTCGCTCCGAGCGGATTGCTGCCCCAAGACGACTGTCTCTCCATTTTGGTCAACTTGGTTTCTGGAAACCACCCGATGCCTCTGCCTGACCACATTTGCAAACTGGAAACTCCCAGGACCAAACTGCCAGATGAGCCACTTGAGCCAAATTCGCCCACCCCTTCCTCGGAGGAGCAGCTAGAAAATCCGACATTTCCTGCAAAAGTGGAGCCCAGTGCAGCTCCTGTGGTGACAAACCCAACAAGTGAGGATGAGAATAAGAATGCTGCTTCATCAACGTCTGGGGAAATTGATTATTTGCTAGTTCGCCGTCCTGCTGATCCCAAGTTCCAGCTGAAACTTTTTTCGCTGCAAGCCCCAGCAACGATTAGTGTTTACATCAAAGTGTCAAAATCAGCAAGATTCGGAGGTGTAAGGATTGCGTCTCAAGAGACCCCTGCTGGGTGCGAGCCTGGCACTTACAAGGAGGACATGTTTGTACATGCGTTCTCAATCGCCAGCAATGATGAAATCACGAATACCCCAATTAAATTACGAGCTGCGTTTATAACCTTTGCTCGAGAGGTAGAAAATGgaccaaataaatattttgatgtgaTGTTCAAGACACCATGTATCTTGGAAGCAAACCAGGAGTACACTTTGCAGTTAACTTTCCGCAAACCAGGACAGTACCTGTTCAGTAAAAGGCTTGATGCTGTTACTATTAATGGCTACACATTCAACTTTAGTCTGGTTAAACCCAGCGCACATGGTGCAGACCCAATTGAAGCTATTTTCCTTGCGGTTTGA